In the Symphalangus syndactylus isolate Jambi chromosome Y, NHGRI_mSymSyn1-v2.1_pri, whole genome shotgun sequence genome, one interval contains:
- the LOC129476678 gene encoding LOW QUALITY PROTEIN: testis-specific chromodomain protein Y 1-like (The sequence of the model RefSeq protein was modified relative to this genomic sequence to represent the inferred CDS: deleted 2 bases in 1 codon): MASQEFEVETIVDKRQDKNGNTEYLVRWKGYDKQDDTWEPEQHLTNCEKCIHDFNRRQTEKQKKLTRTRTSRIFSNNARRRTSRSTKASYSTNSPKTLVADKHHRCKNSKLFAASKNVRRKAASIVSDTKNMETINSTMKILAPDSPFNNKKTVSGFQKREKLDPIAAHQQDMVVFKVTEGKLLQDHLSHPGVEQTGIENETQIHPLMSQMSGSVTASMATGSATQKGIVVLIDPLAASGTTDMHTSVPRVKGGQRNITDDSRDHPFIKKMYFTIRLTESASTYRDIVVKKEDGFTQIVLSTRSTEKNALNTEVIKEMVNALKSAAVDDSKLVLFSATGSVFCCGLDFGYFVKQLRNDRNRASLEMVDTIKNFVNTFIQFKKPIVVSVNGPAIGLGASILPLCDLVWANEKAWFQTPYTTIGQSPDGCSTIMFPKLMGKASANEMLIAGRKLTAREACAKGLVSQVFLTGTFTQEVMIQIKELASCNQIVLEECKALVRCNIKLELEQANERECEVLRKIWSSAQGIESMLKIPLLHCKAALFLPRKTQNYQRWCP; this comes from the exons ATGGcttcccaggagtttgaggttgaaACTATTGTTGACAAAAGACAAGATAAAAATGGGAATACGGAGTATTTGGTTCGGTGGAAAGGTTACGACAAACAGGATGACACTTGGGAACCAGAGCAGCACCTCACGAACTGTGAAAAATGTATACATGATTTTAATAGACGAcagactgaaaaacagaaaaaactgacACGGACTAGAACCAGTAGAATTTTTTCAAACAATGCCAGAAGAAGAACTTCCAGATCTACAAAAGCGAGCTATTCTACAAACTCTCCTAAAACGCTAGTGGCTGATAAACACCACAGATGCAAAAACAGCAAGTTATTTGCTGCCAGCAAGAACGTTAGGAGAAAGGCAGCTTCAATTGTCTCTGACACAAAGAATATGGAGACAATAAATTCAACTATGAAGATCCTTGCACCTGACAGCCCCTTTAACAACAAGAAAACTGTGAGTGGCTTTCAGAAACGTGAGAAACTGGACCCTATCGCAGCACatcagcaggacatggtggtCTTCAAGGTGACAGAAGGGAAACTCCTCCAGGACCATTTGTCACATCCTGGTGTAGAACAAACTGGAATAGAGAACGAGACTCAGATACACCCACTAATGTCGCAGATGTCTGGCTCAGTTACTGCTTCCATGGCCACAGGTTCAGCTACCCAAAAAGGTATAGTGGTATTAATAGACCCATTAGCAGCCAGTGGAACAACAGACATGCATACCTCCGTTCCAAGAGTGAAAGGTGGGCAAAGAAATATTACTGATGACAGCAGAGACCACCCTTTTATCAAGAAGATGTACTTCACCATAAGACTAACAGAAAGTGCCAGCACGTACAGAGACATTGTAGTGAAGAAAGAGGATGGATTCACCCAGATAGTGCTATCAACTAGATCGACAGAAAAAAATGCACTGAATACAGAAGTAATTAAAGAAATGGTTAATGCTCTGAAGAGTGCTGCTGTGGATGACAGCAAGCTCGTGCTGTTCAGTGCAACTGGAAGTGTCTTTTGCTGCGGTCTTGATTTTGGGTACTTTGTGAAGCAATTAAGGAACGACAGAAACAGAGCAAGCCTTGAAATGGTGGACACCATCAAGAACTTTGTGAATACttttattcaatttaaaaagcCTATTGTTGTATCAGTCAATGGCCCTGCCATTGGACTAGGTGCGTCCATCCTGCCTCTTTGTGATCTCGTGTGGGCTAACGAAAAGGCTTGGTTCCAAACCCCTTATACGACCATTGGACAGAGTCCAGATGGATGTTCTACTATTATGTTTCCAAAACTGATGGGTAAAGCATCTGCCAATGAAATGTTAATTGCTGGGCGAAAGCTGACAGCACGGGAGGCATGTGCCAAAGGCTTGGTCTCTCAGGTATTTTTGACTGGAACTTTCACCCAAGAGGTTATGATTCAAATTAAGGAGCTTGCGTCATGTAACCAAATTGTACTGGAAGAATGTAAGGCCCTTGTTCGCTGTAATATTAAGTTGGAGTTGGAACAGGCCAATGAGAGAGAGTGTGAGGTGCTGAGGAAGATCTGGAGCTCAGCCCAAGGGATAGAATCCATGTTAAA AATACCTCTACTGCATTGTAAGGCAGCCTTA TTCCTTCCCAGAAAGACACAGAACTATCAGAGATGGTGCCCTTGA